A window from Podospora bellae-mahoneyi strain CBS 112042 chromosome 1 map unlocalized CBS112042p_1, whole genome shotgun sequence encodes these proteins:
- a CDS encoding uncharacterized protein (EggNog:ENOG503NYXK; COG:S), with product MAENDDFVLDVYGDEKNDQGGNEHQENGNSGHYDREDAHAGNSQGNHEDYDYAGENGDENQGQGHNGADLYDMGESDGQAQPRQSPQPKQGIKRKEGEGSDERPVDPGATTALLINELNWWTTDDDIRGWAVQAQCEAELKDITFSEHKVNGKSKGQAYVEFTSQQAATAVKHRIESLANEPNQPASKRPTAIYNNPSFNPFRTLPKDTPNRGGAPRDGQGGGRPPVGPNHNDSQRPNSYQGGNNGFGGGGYRGRGGYTPRGQMNRGGYSNYQGGMNNQFNPGNNMGFNAGGGGGGGYGGGGGFNNRGGMGMMGRGGGMRGRGGGGAGNAMGMMPMNPMAGGGMMGMGAGMNPMMMGGAGPMGMGGPMGGMPAFQGMGNQFSQPFGFGGGSGGAGGFGGGGNSQAQNPHGAKRPRGE from the exons ATGGCTGAGAACGACGATTTCGTCCTCGACGTCTACGGGGATGAGAAGAATGACCAGGGCGGTAACGAGCACCAAGAGAACGGCAACAGCGGTCACTATGACAGAGAGGATGCCCACGCCGGCAATAGCCAGGGCAACCACGAGGACTATGACTACGCCGGTGAGAACGGTGACGAGAACCAGGGTCAGGGCCACAACGGCGCCGACCTGTACGACATGGGCGAGTCTGACGGCCAGGCCCAGCCGCGTCAGAGCCCCCAGCCCAAGCAGGGCATCAAGCgcaaggagggtgagggttcGGATGAGCGCCCTGTCGACCCCGGCGCCACCACCGCGCTGCTCATCAATGAGCTGAACTGGTGGACGACTGACGACGACATCCGCGGTTGGGCTGTTCAGGCCCAATGTGAGGCTGAACTCAAAGACATTACTTTCAGCGAGCACAAGGTTAACGGCAAGAGCAAGGG ACAAGCTTATGTCGAGTTCACGTCCCAGCAGGCCGCCACGGCGGTCAAGCACCGCATCGAGTCGCTGGCCAACGAGCCGAATCAGCCGGCGTCGAAGCGTCCCACGGCGATTTACAACAATCCGTCGTTCAACCCTTTCCGGACGCTGCCCAAGGACACCCCCAACAGAGGCGGTGCTCCCAGAGATGGccaaggtggtggtcgtcCTCCTGTTGGCCCAAACCACAATGATTCGCAGCGCCCGAATAGCTACCAGGGCGGCAACAacggctttggtggtggcggttaCCGCGGTAGAGGTGGTTACACTCCTCGTGGTCAGATGAACCGCGGTGGTTATAGCAATTACCAGGGCGGCATGAACAACCAGTTCAACCCCGGTAACAACATGGGCTTCAacgctggcggtggcggtggcggtggttatggtggtggtggcgggttCAACAACAGAGGTGGAATGGGCATGAtgggtcgtggtggtggcatgcGCGGtcgcggtggtggcggcgctGGAAATGCCATGGGCATGATGCCCATGAACCCCATGGCTGGCGGTGGCATGATGGGAATGGGTGCTGGTATGAAccccatgatgatgggtggtgcTGGCCCAATGGGTATGGGTGGACCCATGGGTGGTATGCCTG CCTTCCAAGGGATGGGCAACCAGTTTTCCCAGCCGTTcgggtttggtggaggttcgggtggtgctggtgggttcggtggcggtgggaacAGCCAAGCCCAGAATCCGCATGGTGCGAAGCGTCCCCGGGGGGAGTAG